Proteins encoded within one genomic window of Bacteroides sedimenti:
- a CDS encoding RNA polymerase sigma-70 factor: MTLLKNKPEDNARTISLLKSGNEDTFDNVFRYYYKGLCAFASQYVSFEESEEIVQDTMMWLWENRGTLIPEMSLKSLLFVIVKNKALNRISHNQMKDRIMKDMTQKFEEQFTDPDFYLENELMTLLSEAINKLPEEQRIAFEMSRMDGMTHKEIAEKLNVSPQTVNYRISQSVKFLHKELKNYLPLIIYMLN, encoded by the coding sequence ATGACTTTACTAAAGAACAAACCAGAAGACAACGCCCGAACAATTAGCCTGTTGAAATCAGGCAACGAAGATACTTTCGACAATGTATTCCGTTATTACTATAAGGGATTGTGTGCATTCGCCTCTCAGTATGTATCTTTTGAGGAGTCGGAAGAAATTGTGCAGGACACCATGATGTGGCTCTGGGAAAACAGAGGAACACTTATTCCGGAAATGTCTCTTAAATCACTTCTCTTCGTTATTGTAAAGAACAAGGCCCTCAACCGAATCTCCCACAATCAGATGAAAGACCGCATTATGAAGGATATGACTCAGAAGTTCGAGGAACAGTTCACCGATCCGGATTTCTACCTGGAAAACGAGTTGATGACTCTCCTTTCCGAAGCTATCAATAAACTACCCGAAGAGCAGCGCATTGCATTCGAGATGAGCCGGATGGATGGAATGACTCATAAGGAGATTGCCGAGAAACTGAACGTGTCGCCCCAAACCGTAAACTACCGCATCAGCCAGTCGGTAAAATTCCTGCATAAAGAATTAAAGAATTATCTGCCTCTGATTATATATATGCTGAATTAA
- a CDS encoding FecR domain-containing protein, producing MEFEINDKLLIDYLKGNLDEEQRKAVTEWYEASPQNQKELENLYFTLFVSDRLAVMERINVEKSLQDLKARIRAKENELIEESERWWKGAYLKKAIIAAAILAGVIFAGGNTLKHMISSMNQSFMVCTAQGERTKVLLPDGTMVWLNACSQVKYSSSLFSSERKVDMEGEAYFEVKKDKHAPFVVNSCGVSTRVLGTKFNIRANKEEEEVVATLLEGSILIKASEPKGQEAKMIPNQQMRVNKNTGDMKLANVDDSSAAIWWMEGKLHFEKETFANMATTFEKQFNVNIVFMDEKIKQERFTCDLETKDNIYQILSILRLTNKFNYEIKDRKILIYSIK from the coding sequence ATGGAATTTGAAATTAATGATAAATTATTAATTGATTACCTGAAAGGAAATCTGGATGAGGAACAGCGCAAGGCCGTTACGGAGTGGTATGAAGCATCGCCCCAAAACCAAAAAGAGCTGGAAAATCTATACTTCACCCTCTTTGTAAGCGATCGGTTGGCAGTGATGGAGCGTATCAATGTAGAGAAATCGTTGCAGGATCTTAAAGCTCGTATTCGTGCCAAAGAGAATGAACTGATTGAAGAATCCGAAAGATGGTGGAAGGGTGCTTACCTTAAAAAAGCAATCATTGCCGCAGCAATTCTGGCTGGAGTTATCTTTGCCGGAGGCAATACGCTGAAGCACATGATAAGCAGCATGAACCAGTCGTTCATGGTATGTACGGCTCAAGGGGAACGCACCAAGGTACTTTTACCTGATGGAACGATGGTATGGCTCAACGCTTGCAGCCAGGTGAAATATTCTTCGTCGCTTTTTTCATCAGAAAGAAAAGTGGATATGGAAGGTGAAGCCTATTTTGAAGTAAAGAAAGACAAGCACGCACCATTTGTGGTAAACAGTTGCGGAGTAAGTACCCGGGTACTGGGAACCAAATTTAATATACGGGCAAATAAAGAGGAAGAAGAGGTGGTGGCAACCTTGCTCGAAGGTTCTATTCTTATTAAGGCTTCCGAACCGAAGGGGCAAGAGGCCAAAATGATACCAAACCAACAGATGCGGGTGAACAAGAATACCGGTGATATGAAACTAGCCAACGTGGACGATTCTTCTGCAGCAATCTGGTGGATGGAAGGAAAGCTTCACTTTGAGAAGGAAACCTTTGCCAATATGGCAACTACGTTTGAAAAACAATTCAATGTCAATATTGTCTTTATGGACGAAAAGATAAAGCAGGAACGCTTTACCTGTGATTTGGAGACTAAAGACAACATTTATCAGATACTATCCATTTTACGACTGACTAACAAATTTAATTATGAAATAAAGGACAGGAAAATACTTATCTACAGCATAAAATAG
- a CDS encoding MraY family glycosyltransferase, whose amino-acid sequence MINDYYLLIGLLLFSLTSSIALEMMALPRIIYIAKKKGLYDIPNGRKSHITPVPRLAGITFLPILMLVFSICSLIIIKQSPIETVTIFGTALRKMVGFVAGSIVLAGIGIKDDLVGSRYSHKMLAQFIAACLLVSGGLYINDFNGLFGINEVPAWFGVPFTILLTVFITNAMNLIDGADGLASGIAGVALISLGTMFFIRSMFFYSLICVILVGILIPFFYYNVFNTNRKVFMGDTGSLSLGFLLAYLGIRFAMNIPSSYGTVDSPALISLSALFIPLFDALRVMIERAIKGKSMFMPDRRHLHHKLLDLGLSHRKVMINIVFWAQSLVIFNIMMVHIVNINLVFLFDIALWFGLIQLLNALKKKQKTRFALFF is encoded by the coding sequence ATGATTAACGACTACTACTTACTGATTGGATTATTATTATTTTCTCTGACCTCATCCATTGCACTCGAAATGATGGCTCTTCCGCGCATCATTTATATTGCAAAGAAGAAAGGGCTTTATGATATTCCCAATGGTAGAAAATCACATATTACCCCCGTGCCCAGACTTGCTGGCATTACTTTTCTTCCTATCCTGATGCTTGTATTTTCAATTTGTTCTTTGATTATAATCAAGCAATCTCCTATAGAAACTGTGACGATCTTTGGAACTGCCTTGCGGAAAATGGTTGGTTTTGTTGCCGGAAGCATTGTATTGGCGGGTATTGGGATCAAGGATGATTTGGTCGGTTCACGTTATTCGCATAAGATGCTTGCACAGTTTATTGCTGCTTGTCTGCTTGTTTCAGGCGGTTTGTACATTAACGATTTCAACGGACTTTTCGGTATAAACGAAGTTCCTGCATGGTTTGGTGTACCTTTTACCATCTTACTTACCGTGTTTATCACCAATGCAATGAACCTTATAGATGGAGCCGACGGGCTTGCATCGGGTATTGCCGGCGTTGCTTTAATTTCTCTGGGCACCATGTTCTTTATCCGGAGCATGTTCTTCTATTCGCTGATCTGTGTCATCTTAGTAGGAATTCTTATTCCTTTCTTTTATTATAACGTGTTCAACACAAACCGGAAAGTCTTTATGGGCGATACAGGATCGCTTTCTCTGGGGTTCCTGCTGGCATATCTTGGCATTCGTTTTGCCATGAATATTCCAAGTAGCTACGGAACAGTTGATTCACCTGCCCTCATTTCTCTTTCGGCACTTTTCATTCCTCTGTTTGATGCCTTGCGAGTGATGATTGAACGCGCTATTAAAGGTAAATCAATGTTCATGCCAGACAGGCGACACTTGCATCATAAACTGCTTGATTTGGGCCTGTCACACCGAAAAGTAATGATCAACATTGTCTTCTGGGCACAGTCTCTGGTAATTTTCAACATAATGATGGTTCATATTGTCAACATCAATCTGGTTTTTCTTTTTGATATTGCCCTTTGGTTTGGACTGATACAACTACTCAACGCTTTGAAGAAAAAACAAAAGACCCGTTTTGCTCTTTTTTTCTAA
- a CDS encoding leucine-rich repeat domain-containing protein, producing the protein MKALYALKTAVITTCLLYAAAFQMQGKTATVNVATAGTLSSLIPSEDKYLIDTLTVTGYLNGTDIKFIRDMGGNVDGYPSAGILKVLNMTGADIVAGGSPYYTSYSTAKDAIGYYFFAYCDKLKSIAFPDKATVIYSYACYGCSLLASLTLPTSLTTIGSYGLYGCTALKSITLPDALVNIGERAFESCGALTSVVIPSNVTNIGAFAFKSCSSLGTVTIPDNVTNIGMAAFQLCTALVSIKLPAGITTLSDGMFWGCLALKSVTLPDGLTSIGGTAFYNCSWLTSIVIPNSVTSIGASAFENCSKMTSATIGKSVANIGSKAFYNCTGLKEFHSYPMTPPSVATDAFTNSTFTDCKLYVPTGTYAAYRAASVWVNFADVVEESGTGISQTGKDGISVLGYEGGMSIDVPRPSMVAVCNSEGQTVYNGVVEMSTQLVLKKGVYMVAVGKAVFKVLVY; encoded by the coding sequence ATGAAAGCTTTATACGCATTAAAAACAGCAGTGATAACAACATGCTTGTTATATGCTGCGGCATTTCAGATGCAGGGAAAAACCGCCACGGTAAATGTGGCTACTGCCGGAACACTCTCATCGCTTATACCCTCTGAAGATAAATATCTGATTGATACACTCACCGTAACGGGATACCTGAACGGTACGGATATAAAGTTCATTCGTGATATGGGAGGAAATGTTGATGGGTATCCCAGTGCCGGCATCTTGAAAGTGCTTAATATGACGGGGGCAGATATTGTTGCCGGTGGATCACCTTATTATACCTCTTACTCCACAGCTAAAGATGCTATTGGCTATTACTTTTTTGCCTATTGCGACAAGCTGAAAAGCATTGCTTTTCCCGATAAAGCGACTGTTATTTATAGTTATGCTTGCTACGGATGCTCGCTTCTGGCTTCGCTAACATTACCTACCAGTCTTACAACGATAGGTTCATACGGGTTGTATGGTTGCACTGCTCTTAAATCAATCACTTTACCCGATGCGCTGGTTAATATAGGCGAACGTGCATTTGAAAGTTGCGGAGCTTTAACCTCGGTGGTTATTCCTTCGAATGTGACCAATATCGGCGCTTTTGCCTTTAAAAGTTGTTCGAGCCTGGGAACAGTCACTATTCCCGATAACGTAACGAATATCGGAATGGCAGCTTTCCAGCTATGCACTGCTTTGGTTTCAATAAAGCTACCTGCCGGTATCACCACCCTAAGTGATGGGATGTTCTGGGGATGTTTGGCTTTAAAGTCGGTCACCCTTCCTGATGGGCTAACCTCTATAGGTGGGACTGCATTTTATAACTGTTCATGGCTCACATCCATTGTTATTCCCAATAGTGTGACCTCAATCGGTGCATCCGCTTTTGAGAACTGCTCAAAGATGACCTCGGCAACAATTGGTAAAAGCGTAGCCAACATCGGCTCGAAAGCATTTTATAATTGTACAGGGCTGAAGGAGTTTCATTCTTATCCTATGACTCCTCCGTCAGTGGCTACTGATGCATTTACAAACTCAACCTTTACCGATTGCAAACTATATGTGCCCACCGGAACTTATGCTGCATACCGGGCAGCATCTGTATGGGTAAACTTTGCCGATGTGGTTGAAGAGAGTGGCACAGGAATCAGTCAGACAGGAAAAGATGGCATCAGTGTGCTGGGTTATGAAGGAGGCATGAGTATTGATGTTCCCCGACCTTCAATGGTTGCGGTCTGCAACTCCGAAGGACAAACAGTGTATAACGGTGTGGTTGAAATGAGTACCCAACTTGTTCTTAAAAAGGGCGTTTACATGGTTGCCGTAGGCAAAGCTGTATTCAAAGTTCTAGTTTACTGA
- a CDS encoding carboxypeptidase-like regulatory domain-containing protein, whose translation MTNLTDLCRRSALVLMILFFIYLPVTAQVIKVRGTVVNESGEPVERVNVINEKDNVSVSTNEDGKYAITVSNTGKLKFSHMNYTTEIVEVKGQLQINVKLIKKAQMIQEVVIQGKLVKKKKDPIIEPTNIEIHGNWAIVRTSISPNVKFNSFNRLVMQPYVYNETKKQKYLLKPMSIDGREYNITQTRMYDFDINKDPLSKYIVKKQGERVPYVDSLYMENSNDLWRCDAVQAVADYENILFADTVVIANGIVNPLRFLKFDFAGDMITDQAYYPIDEPQLRDDRAQMNLKFPIGKASLDMHDSTTVADLTLLKMKLKELESNQDAQLSKFEINGYASPEGGYERNRTLAAQRMEVAMKEILSVLSAGTKQNLKPKSSSNVADWEMVADLMMKDSLKSEAAEISEIIRKYPKSKDTQWKKVLKLPYYRLIADKYLPRLRKVEYEYQFKIYRLLTMPEIKDLYNRNYKELTKYEFFKLYRGEKNPAQSEVIARRALEVYPNFMVAACDLSAMQLKKGVADSKLLERFAGEKAPEQLNLNQVASLLKERRFSKADSVAHFLSDNEKTAKIKAYTDVLNHRFSEDNYKIVAASGKLNEVVMLLAMKRNNTAYKLSKTLSDDTAENLYIKAICANRASKEAADINANAMLYMEAMDLLKAAIEKDGSYKRMAENDADIIDLLKDVMGQNKNQAAGE comes from the coding sequence ATGACGAATCTGACTGACCTATGCCGGAGAAGTGCTCTGGTGTTAATGATTCTGTTTTTTATATATCTGCCCGTCACAGCACAAGTAATTAAGGTGCGGGGAACTGTTGTCAATGAATCAGGCGAACCCGTAGAACGCGTGAATGTTATTAATGAAAAAGATAACGTTTCTGTAAGCACCAATGAAGATGGAAAATATGCCATCACAGTTAGCAACACAGGTAAACTGAAATTCTCGCACATGAACTACACTACCGAAATTGTGGAGGTGAAAGGGCAACTGCAAATCAATGTGAAATTAATAAAAAAGGCACAGATGATTCAGGAGGTTGTAATTCAAGGGAAACTGGTCAAAAAGAAAAAAGATCCTATTATTGAACCTACCAATATTGAAATTCACGGAAACTGGGCTATAGTGAGAACTTCAATCAGTCCGAACGTGAAATTCAACTCATTCAACCGTCTGGTAATGCAACCTTATGTGTACAATGAGACAAAAAAACAGAAATATCTCCTTAAACCGATGTCGATAGACGGGAGGGAATACAACATCACCCAGACTCGTATGTACGATTTTGATATCAACAAAGACCCCTTGTCAAAGTACATCGTAAAAAAGCAGGGTGAACGGGTACCTTATGTTGATTCGCTATATATGGAGAACAGTAACGACCTGTGGAGATGCGATGCCGTGCAGGCGGTGGCCGATTATGAAAATATACTGTTCGCGGATACGGTGGTAATAGCAAACGGAATAGTGAACCCGCTCAGATTCCTGAAGTTCGATTTTGCGGGAGACATGATAACCGATCAGGCATATTACCCAATAGACGAGCCACAACTCAGAGACGACCGCGCACAGATGAACCTCAAATTCCCGATAGGAAAGGCAAGCCTGGATATGCACGACTCAACGACGGTTGCCGATCTTACTTTGCTCAAAATGAAACTGAAAGAACTTGAAAGTAATCAGGATGCTCAGCTGAGCAAATTCGAGATTAACGGATATGCCTCGCCGGAAGGTGGCTATGAGCGGAACCGCACATTGGCGGCACAGCGTATGGAGGTGGCTATGAAGGAGATTCTGAGCGTGCTGTCAGCTGGAACTAAGCAAAACCTAAAACCGAAAAGTAGTTCAAATGTGGCCGATTGGGAGATGGTGGCCGATCTGATGATGAAAGACTCTCTCAAGAGCGAAGCTGCCGAGATCTCAGAAATCATACGTAAATATCCGAAGAGTAAAGACACACAGTGGAAAAAGGTCCTGAAATTGCCATACTACCGACTCATTGCAGATAAGTATCTGCCCCGACTGAGAAAGGTGGAATATGAATATCAGTTTAAGATTTATCGACTGTTGACTATGCCAGAAATCAAAGACTTGTATAACAGAAATTACAAGGAACTGACTAAATACGAATTCTTTAAACTATATCGTGGGGAAAAGAATCCGGCACAGAGTGAAGTTATTGCACGCAGAGCCCTCGAGGTTTACCCTAATTTTATGGTTGCCGCATGTGATCTTTCTGCCATGCAGCTGAAAAAAGGGGTGGCCGACTCGAAACTACTGGAGAGGTTCGCTGGTGAGAAAGCCCCCGAGCAGCTTAATCTGAACCAGGTGGCATCGCTGCTGAAGGAACGGAGGTTCTCGAAAGCCGACTCGGTAGCCCATTTCCTGAGCGACAATGAAAAGACTGCAAAGATAAAGGCTTATACCGATGTGCTGAACCATCGCTTTAGCGAAGATAACTACAAGATTGTAGCTGCATCCGGAAAGCTGAACGAAGTGGTGATGTTGCTGGCCATGAAACGCAATAATACAGCATACAAACTCTCGAAAACTCTGTCTGACGATACTGCAGAGAATCTCTACATCAAGGCAATTTGCGCCAACCGGGCTTCGAAAGAGGCTGCCGATATCAATGCCAATGCAATGCTTTACATGGAAGCGATGGATCTGCTAAAGGCGGCTATCGAAAAGGATGGATCGTATAAACGGATGGCGGAGAATGATGCTGACATCATTGATCTGCTGAAGGATGTGATGGGGCAAAATAAAAATCAGGCTGCAGGAGAATAA
- a CDS encoding DUF3575 domain-containing protein yields MIATALYNNLKRIVLLIVLAIGAASAMAQRIALKTNTLYLATASPNIETEFRMGKHFTLDLSVAGNFSTINGNQLHFQQVSPELRYWFSRPMARHFVGVTTSGTNYNFRFKDHAYDGDALAAGFTYGFDWVISRRWNLETSIGAGMLKYRCFDYKEGEVKPLSPNKDKTIFAPIKLGLTISYILY; encoded by the coding sequence ATGATTGCAACAGCACTTTATAATAACTTAAAAAGAATTGTTCTTCTGATTGTCCTGGCTATTGGGGCAGCTTCCGCTATGGCACAGCGCATTGCGCTGAAAACAAATACACTTTACCTGGCAACGGCGTCTCCCAACATTGAGACAGAATTTCGTATGGGTAAGCATTTCACACTGGACCTTAGTGTGGCTGGCAACTTTTCGACCATTAACGGAAATCAGCTTCATTTTCAACAGGTGTCGCCTGAACTGAGATACTGGTTCAGCAGACCCATGGCCCGCCACTTTGTGGGAGTAACAACTTCTGGTACAAACTATAATTTCCGCTTCAAGGATCATGCGTACGATGGTGATGCACTCGCTGCCGGATTTACTTACGGTTTCGATTGGGTTATCAGTCGCCGGTGGAACCTGGAGACATCTATAGGTGCCGGAATGTTGAAATATCGTTGCTTTGATTATAAAGAAGGAGAGGTAAAGCCGCTTTCTCCGAATAAGGATAAAACTATTTTTGCTCCAATCAAGCTGGGATTAACAATATCATATATTTTGTACTAA
- a CDS encoding acyltransferase, whose translation MTNDELQSKCIDFLRFPLIVGVVFIHAYGQVITLQADGLHYPVFHYVREMISSVIGQTAVPLFFFISGFLFYYNSILTTDDYKRKLKSRMRTLLIPYLFWNLLVLAFNYTAQHIPATAALFSGNHKAISEYAPVDFLNAFWDEPISGQFWFIRDLMMMVILTPLLKWLLVKLKHYSLFLFGILWFFDISIHVPGVGPKALFFFSAGAYFSINRLNLVDCFKQFFRLTLILYPLVVIGATLTSGQPVSFYLVQLNRLLGVVFFFNLTAYFLEQNKITCSGFLATASFFVFAAHEPLQSLLRKSLHKVLQPQSDVMLVLLYILVPVTVVCITLGTYFLLRKYLPRFAALITGGR comes from the coding sequence ATGACTAATGATGAATTGCAATCAAAATGTATTGATTTTCTGAGATTCCCGCTGATAGTAGGTGTGGTGTTTATTCATGCTTATGGTCAGGTAATTACTCTTCAGGCAGACGGATTACACTATCCGGTGTTTCATTATGTAAGAGAGATGATATCATCGGTTATTGGGCAGACTGCAGTTCCGCTTTTCTTTTTCATATCTGGATTTCTTTTCTATTATAATTCCATTCTGACTACAGATGACTACAAACGGAAGCTGAAGAGCCGGATGAGGACCTTGCTCATACCCTACCTGTTCTGGAACTTATTGGTACTGGCTTTTAACTATACAGCCCAGCATATTCCGGCAACTGCAGCACTCTTTTCAGGAAATCATAAAGCCATCAGCGAGTATGCACCTGTCGATTTCCTTAATGCATTCTGGGATGAACCTATCAGTGGACAGTTCTGGTTTATCCGCGATTTAATGATGATGGTGATATTAACCCCTCTGCTGAAATGGCTTTTAGTAAAATTGAAGCATTACAGTCTTTTCCTGTTTGGAATACTATGGTTTTTCGATATCTCGATACATGTTCCCGGAGTAGGGCCAAAAGCTCTGTTTTTCTTTTCAGCAGGGGCTTATTTCAGTATAAACCGATTGAACTTAGTTGACTGTTTCAAGCAATTTTTTCGTCTCACGCTGATTCTTTATCCGTTGGTGGTGATTGGGGCAACGCTTACATCAGGACAACCGGTATCTTTCTATCTGGTACAACTGAATCGCCTCTTGGGAGTGGTATTCTTCTTCAATCTGACAGCCTACTTTCTCGAACAAAATAAAATTACCTGCAGTGGTTTTCTAGCCACTGCAAGCTTTTTTGTCTTTGCCGCACACGAACCGCTGCAGTCTCTCCTTCGGAAATCGTTGCATAAAGTGCTGCAACCTCAGTCGGACGTGATGTTGGTGTTGCTCTACATACTGGTACCTGTAACTGTAGTATGCATCACCCTTGGCACCTATTTCTTGCTTCGTAAGTATCTTCCCCGGTTTGCTGCACTGATTACCGGTGGTAGATGA
- a CDS encoding capsule assembly Wzi family protein produces the protein MNKMWFANLFASVLVMSAGAQNVPELYPSEQNADMLHPSLTWLVETGMTLSKGEHSPLWLNANMQGLSSINRNSGYLAAGVFYASDKKNKFSYGFGLELAGARNFTSDFIVQQAYLDMKYRSIGLSIGSKERYSEQVNRELSSGGLALSGNARPIPQVRVEVPDYTAIPFTNSWLLFRGHVAYGRFTDDSWQKEFAGPSGNRTSGTLYHSKALYLKVGKKERFPVTFEAGIQMECQFGGTRYYSDGTTFKMPARIKDFLRTFVPSSGDGSTPESDQANIEGNHLGSYHFSLNYQLKKWNLHAYYEHYFEDHSMLGISYPWKDGLFGLELTPPANRVISGILYEYIGSKDQSGAVFWNHNNVINEQISARDDYYNNGFYNAWQHWGMALGNPLFISPIYNSNGEITFRSNRIKAHHLGISGKPFAGIKYKVLLSRSVSWGNYSRPFKEVVKNTSGMLQVSYEPGRLPGWSFTVAGAMDRGGMLGDNSGGMVVVRKTGKLW, from the coding sequence ATGAACAAAATGTGGTTTGCAAATCTGTTTGCTTCTGTTCTTGTAATGAGTGCCGGAGCTCAGAACGTGCCAGAGTTATATCCATCGGAACAAAATGCTGACATGCTTCATCCATCTCTTACCTGGTTGGTGGAAACCGGGATGACTCTCTCAAAAGGAGAACACTCGCCCCTTTGGCTAAATGCTAACATGCAAGGACTCTCTTCCATCAATAGAAATAGTGGTTATCTGGCGGCAGGTGTTTTTTACGCATCCGACAAAAAAAATAAGTTCTCCTATGGTTTCGGATTGGAACTGGCAGGAGCCAGAAATTTTACTTCAGATTTTATAGTACAACAAGCTTACCTCGACATGAAGTATCGTTCGATTGGTCTGTCAATCGGTAGTAAGGAGAGGTACAGTGAACAGGTAAACAGAGAGCTCTCCAGCGGAGGCTTGGCTCTGTCGGGAAATGCAAGACCAATACCTCAGGTGCGGGTTGAAGTTCCTGATTATACTGCAATTCCATTTACTAATAGTTGGCTTTTATTTCGTGGGCATGTTGCTTATGGCCGTTTTACGGATGATAGCTGGCAGAAAGAGTTTGCCGGACCGAGCGGCAACCGCACATCAGGAACACTTTATCATTCAAAGGCTCTTTATTTGAAAGTGGGTAAAAAAGAACGTTTCCCGGTAACATTCGAAGCAGGAATACAGATGGAATGTCAATTTGGTGGTACACGTTATTATTCTGACGGAACTACTTTTAAGATGCCAGCCAGAATAAAGGATTTCTTGAGAACTTTTGTACCCAGTTCTGGAGATGGGAGCACGCCGGAATCAGATCAAGCGAATATAGAGGGCAACCATTTGGGAAGTTATCATTTCTCACTGAATTATCAACTGAAAAAATGGAATCTGCATGCCTATTATGAACACTATTTTGAGGATCACTCCATGCTAGGGATTAGTTATCCTTGGAAAGACGGACTATTTGGATTGGAACTTACTCCTCCGGCCAACAGAGTGATTAGTGGAATTTTATACGAGTATATCGGCAGTAAGGATCAGAGCGGAGCTGTTTTCTGGAATCACAATAATGTTATCAACGAACAGATCAGTGCTCGCGACGACTATTATAACAATGGCTTTTATAATGCATGGCAACATTGGGGTATGGCATTAGGGAATCCGTTGTTTATATCACCCATTTACAACTCTAATGGAGAGATTACTTTCCGTAGTAACCGGATAAAAGCGCATCATCTGGGAATTTCGGGAAAGCCTTTTGCCGGAATTAAATACAAGGTATTGCTTTCTCGTAGTGTTAGCTGGGGAAATTATAGCCGACCGTTCAAAGAAGTTGTAAAGAATACCTCAGGTATGCTCCAAGTGAGTTATGAACCTGGCAGACTTCCCGGGTGGAGCTTCACGGTTGCCGGAGCAATGGATAGGGGAGGCATGTTAGGAGATAATAGCGGAGGGATGGTTGTTGTCCGAAAGACTGGAAAACTGTGGTAA
- a CDS encoding lipocalin-like domain-containing protein: protein MKKIFTIILLMATWLLPSCDKTPINGDMDGMWQLMTIQYKDLSEKQPEQLYYCIQLHMVQLQGAAFCSGTFQHTGDSIQMVIRQQNIDAVSAYGMNDTIQKFYIEQLSSQKMVLKSSFARLSFRKF, encoded by the coding sequence ATGAAAAAGATATTTACGATTATACTGCTAATGGCAACATGGCTTTTACCATCTTGTGATAAAACACCGATTAACGGTGATATGGATGGAATGTGGCAGTTAATGACGATTCAATATAAGGATCTTTCAGAGAAGCAGCCAGAGCAACTGTATTATTGCATTCAGTTGCATATGGTTCAGTTGCAGGGAGCAGCCTTTTGTAGTGGAACGTTTCAGCATACTGGAGATTCTATACAGATGGTAATTAGGCAGCAGAATATTGATGCAGTCTCTGCTTATGGAATGAATGATACTATCCAAAAGTTTTATATTGAACAACTTTCTTCACAAAAAATGGTACTGAAATCTTCTTTTGCAAGGCTGTCATTCAGAAAATTCTAA